The Shinella zoogloeoides genome includes a region encoding these proteins:
- a CDS encoding betaine/proline/choline family ABC transporter ATP-binding protein, whose amino-acid sequence MTEHAQLHDPASAPGSDELAIIMRGVTKIFGPDPQAALALLRQGSSKADVQAETGHVVGLDNVSLDIEKGQIYVVMGLSGSGKSTLIRHVNRLIEPTAGEIVVNGEKVLDMTMAQLGDFRRTRIAMVFQKFGLLPHRSVIDNVAYGLETRGMSKAERLEKAAHWIGIVGLSGYEKSRPRQLSGGQQQRVGLARALAMDTDILLMDEAFSALDPLIRSGMQEQLLELQSSLNKTILFITHDFDEALKIGNRIAVLKDGAVQQVGKPEEIVLNPANAHIEEFVRDVNKARAIHIRTIMEKGAFEPCEMAMPADARCEDVLPCFDQHEWVGVLDEAGRQIGRVRARHVIKALARYAPSNGSL is encoded by the coding sequence ATGACAGAGCATGCTCAGCTTCATGATCCCGCTTCTGCGCCCGGCTCGGACGAGCTTGCCATCATCATGCGGGGCGTCACCAAGATCTTCGGCCCGGATCCGCAGGCGGCGCTGGCGCTGCTGCGGCAGGGCAGCTCCAAGGCCGACGTGCAGGCCGAGACCGGCCATGTGGTCGGTCTCGACAATGTCTCGCTCGATATCGAGAAAGGGCAGATCTATGTCGTGATGGGGCTTTCCGGCTCCGGCAAGTCGACGCTGATCCGCCATGTCAACCGGCTGATCGAGCCGACGGCGGGCGAAATCGTCGTCAATGGCGAGAAGGTGCTCGACATGACGATGGCGCAGCTCGGCGATTTCCGGCGCACCCGCATCGCCATGGTGTTCCAGAAGTTCGGATTGCTGCCGCATCGTTCCGTCATCGACAATGTCGCCTATGGCCTGGAAACGCGCGGCATGAGCAAGGCCGAGCGGCTGGAAAAGGCCGCGCACTGGATCGGGATCGTCGGACTTTCCGGCTACGAGAAGTCACGACCGCGCCAGCTCTCCGGCGGTCAGCAGCAGCGTGTCGGCCTTGCCCGGGCGCTGGCCATGGACACCGATATCCTGCTGATGGACGAAGCTTTCTCCGCGCTCGATCCCCTGATCCGTTCGGGCATGCAGGAACAGCTTCTCGAACTGCAATCCTCGCTGAACAAGACCATTCTGTTCATTACGCATGATTTCGACGAAGCTCTGAAGATCGGAAACCGGATCGCCGTGCTCAAGGACGGGGCCGTGCAGCAGGTGGGCAAGCCGGAGGAGATCGTTCTCAACCCGGCCAACGCCCATATCGAGGAGTTCGTTCGCGATGTGAACAAGGCGCGGGCCATCCATATCCGCACGATCATGGAGAAGGGAGCATTCGAGCCTTGCGAGATGGCGATGCCGGCCGATGCGCGTTGCGAGGACGTGCTGCCCTGTTTCGACCAGCATGAATGGGTGGGTGTTCTCGATGAGGCAGGCAGGCAGATCGGACGTGTCAGGGCACGCCATGTGATCAAGGCACTGGCGCGCTATGCGCCGTCAAATGGGTCGTTGTAG
- a CDS encoding bile acid:sodium symporter family protein, producing the protein MKALASVSAFVGKTFAGWVILFAVLGFFFPDTFKQFGPWIVTLLAIIMFGMGLTLSVEDFREVVKRPFDVAIGVLGQFLIMPLLAVLLTRIIPMPPEVAAGVILVGCCPGGTSSNVMTYLSKGDVALSVACTSVTTLAAPLITPFLVWLFASQYLPVDGWAMFLSIVKVVLVPLALGALLQKLLPGVVKTAVPALPLVSVIGIVLIVSAVVGASKASIVQSGLMIFAVVVLHNGLGYLLGFFAAKVTGLSLAKRKAIAIEVGMQNSGLGAALATAYFSPLAAVPSAIFSVWHNISGALLANWFAGRKEEA; encoded by the coding sequence GTGAAAGCACTGGCATCCGTTTCGGCTTTCGTCGGCAAGACCTTCGCCGGCTGGGTCATCCTCTTCGCGGTCCTCGGTTTCTTTTTTCCCGATACCTTCAAGCAGTTCGGTCCTTGGATCGTCACGCTTCTGGCGATCATCATGTTCGGCATGGGACTGACCTTGTCGGTTGAAGACTTCCGCGAAGTGGTGAAGCGTCCCTTCGATGTCGCCATCGGCGTGCTCGGCCAGTTCCTCATCATGCCGCTTCTCGCCGTCCTGCTGACGCGGATCATCCCGATGCCGCCGGAAGTAGCGGCGGGTGTCATCCTCGTCGGCTGCTGCCCCGGCGGTACGTCTTCGAATGTCATGACCTACCTGTCGAAGGGCGACGTCGCGCTGTCGGTGGCTTGCACCTCCGTCACGACGCTGGCCGCGCCGCTCATCACGCCCTTCCTCGTCTGGCTGTTTGCCAGCCAGTACCTTCCCGTCGACGGCTGGGCCATGTTCCTCAGCATCGTCAAGGTCGTCCTCGTGCCGCTCGCCCTCGGTGCACTCCTTCAGAAGCTGCTGCCCGGCGTCGTCAAGACGGCGGTGCCCGCGCTGCCACTCGTGAGCGTCATCGGCATCGTCCTCATCGTTTCCGCCGTTGTCGGCGCGTCGAAGGCGTCGATCGTTCAATCCGGCCTGATGATCTTCGCCGTCGTCGTCCTTCACAACGGGCTCGGCTATCTGCTCGGCTTCTTCGCGGCGAAGGTCACGGGGCTTTCCCTTGCCAAGCGCAAGGCGATTGCCATCGAGGTCGGCATGCAGAATTCGGGTCTCGGCGCGGCGTTGGCGACGGCCTATTTCTCGCCGCTCGCCGCCGTTCCCAGCGCCATTTTCAGCGTCTGGCACAACATCTCGGGCGCACTGCTGGCCAACTGGTTCGCTGGGAGAAAGGAAGAGGCCTGA
- a CDS encoding helix-turn-helix domain-containing protein translates to MARSESDALLEIGQLLKATRKGRQLTQEQVADMAGISRPRYREIEAGSSAARTTTLINIGRALGLELMLIPQTMVPAVSALLRPQDDLDDLPAFMAHPDGDGDENV, encoded by the coding sequence ATGGCACGGTCTGAGTCGGATGCCTTGCTGGAAATCGGGCAGTTGCTGAAGGCTACGCGTAAAGGCAGGCAACTGACGCAGGAACAGGTTGCCGACATGGCGGGTATATCGCGCCCCCGCTATCGTGAGATAGAAGCCGGAAGCAGTGCTGCGCGCACGACGACCCTGATCAACATCGGCCGCGCCCTCGGGCTTGAACTGATGCTTATACCGCAGACTATGGTTCCGGCCGTCAGCGCGCTGCTGCGGCCGCAGGATGATCTCGACGATCTCCCGGCATTCATGGCTCATCCGGACGGGGACGGGGATGAGAATGTCTGA
- a CDS encoding type II toxin-antitoxin system HipA family toxin, whose amino-acid sequence MSESSSNPRSISSLSVLLNDVKVGTIVRTPGDFNAFSFEDSYRATGGFPVLSLSFRAVTGGLRKDPKPVARALPAFFANLLPEDKLREAMEKHHAGSVRAGNDFDLLVALGSDLPGAVRVVPSDRTIARLDNLPSSKPKARFSLAGVQMKLSVIKNTGKGGGLTLPIGDEQGAYIAKFPSTSFPGVSENEYANLALAEAIGMEVPERELVEQSEFEGIPKEFETLSDGRVLLVKRFDRGANGERIHIEDFAQVFGVYPSRKYEGAAYHDIAAALNIAVSPDAALEFVRRLALAAITGNGDMHLKNWSLIYREAGDKPEFAPVYDVLSTIPYIPADAMALSLAGERPFKALNAQRWKAFANRARLPEAAVLKAVVDTVERVNEVWWSLPERSVAPAKVLERIDTHVRLMTPILGTCAE is encoded by the coding sequence ATGTCTGAATCATCTTCCAATCCGAGGTCCATCTCGTCGCTCAGCGTGCTGTTGAACGATGTGAAGGTCGGTACGATTGTCAGGACGCCTGGCGATTTCAACGCCTTCAGCTTCGAGGACAGCTATCGCGCCACGGGCGGCTTCCCGGTGCTCAGCCTGTCTTTTCGCGCAGTCACTGGCGGCTTGCGCAAGGACCCGAAACCCGTCGCCAGAGCGTTGCCGGCGTTCTTCGCCAATCTGCTTCCCGAAGACAAGCTGCGCGAGGCAATGGAAAAACACCACGCGGGGAGTGTTCGCGCGGGAAACGATTTCGATCTGCTCGTCGCACTGGGTTCGGATCTGCCAGGCGCCGTCCGCGTCGTGCCGAGCGACAGGACGATTGCTCGTCTCGACAATCTGCCCTCTAGCAAGCCGAAAGCCCGGTTTTCGCTCGCCGGCGTTCAGATGAAGCTTTCGGTCATCAAGAACACGGGGAAGGGCGGTGGACTGACGTTGCCGATCGGCGACGAGCAGGGGGCCTACATTGCCAAGTTTCCATCGACCTCGTTTCCCGGCGTGTCGGAAAATGAATATGCCAATCTTGCACTGGCTGAAGCGATCGGCATGGAGGTTCCGGAGCGTGAACTCGTCGAGCAATCAGAGTTCGAAGGTATCCCGAAGGAGTTCGAGACGCTGTCGGACGGTAGAGTCCTGCTCGTCAAACGTTTCGATCGTGGCGCAAACGGCGAGCGGATCCATATCGAGGATTTCGCGCAGGTATTCGGCGTCTATCCTTCGCGGAAGTACGAAGGAGCTGCATATCATGATATCGCCGCAGCCTTGAACATTGCCGTTTCGCCCGACGCTGCGCTCGAGTTCGTCCGCCGACTGGCTCTGGCTGCCATAACCGGCAATGGTGACATGCACCTGAAAAACTGGTCGCTGATCTATCGCGAAGCGGGCGACAAACCGGAGTTTGCGCCTGTCTACGACGTGCTCTCGACGATCCCTTACATCCCAGCAGATGCCATGGCTCTGTCGCTCGCCGGCGAGCGCCCCTTCAAGGCGTTGAATGCGCAACGATGGAAAGCCTTCGCCAATCGCGCGCGCTTGCCGGAAGCGGCTGTGCTTAAAGCGGTGGTCGATACGGTCGAGCGCGTCAACGAAGTTTGGTGGTCGCTGCCGGAACGTAGTGTCGCTCCGGCGAAGGTTCTCGAGCGTATCGATACGCATGTAAGGCTGATGACGCCGATCCTTGGCACGTGCGCGGAGTGA
- a CDS encoding recombinase family protein has protein sequence MHALKRVVLYARYSTDQQNPASIETQLDLGKEFVMRQGWDLADTFVDAGVSGSSFETRPGLQAALARSSTGAYDVFLCLTLDRLSRDLEHSARILKILQFHDVELWTVHGAAAVSSMELGLRAVLNQEVLEQVRYRTREGMKTVARHGRVPGGICYGYRVRREFDDSGEPVRGLRSIDIAEAATIVWIFERYADGMSPVRIADELNARGVPGPRGRPWQGTAIRGHRNRGSGILNNQAYIGLIVFNRLAYRKNPATERRVSRENAVEHHVVQEVPSLRIVENALWQRVKTRQENWRAG, from the coding sequence ATGCATGCCCTCAAGCGCGTCGTACTTTACGCGCGTTATTCGACAGATCAACAAAACCCCGCTTCGATCGAAACCCAGCTCGATCTCGGAAAGGAATTCGTCATGCGGCAAGGCTGGGATCTGGCCGACACCTTCGTTGATGCTGGTGTCAGCGGCTCGTCATTTGAGACGCGGCCCGGTCTCCAGGCCGCATTGGCCAGGTCGAGCACTGGCGCCTATGACGTCTTTCTATGCCTCACTCTCGATCGCCTTTCCCGCGACCTCGAGCACAGTGCTCGCATTCTCAAGATCCTGCAGTTTCATGATGTCGAACTGTGGACGGTACACGGCGCCGCAGCGGTGTCGTCAATGGAATTGGGACTGAGGGCGGTTCTCAATCAAGAGGTGCTCGAACAGGTTCGCTATCGCACGCGCGAAGGCATGAAGACTGTCGCCAGGCATGGCCGGGTGCCAGGTGGTATCTGTTACGGCTACAGAGTGCGACGTGAGTTCGACGATAGCGGGGAGCCGGTGCGCGGCCTGCGTTCGATCGACATCGCTGAGGCGGCAACCATCGTCTGGATTTTTGAGCGGTATGCAGACGGCATGAGCCCGGTCAGGATCGCTGACGAACTCAATGCACGCGGTGTACCCGGCCCGCGCGGTCGACCTTGGCAAGGGACCGCTATTCGCGGTCATCGTAATCGTGGGAGCGGCATTCTGAACAATCAGGCCTATATCGGACTGATCGTCTTCAACCGCCTCGCCTACCGGAAAAATCCTGCGACAGAACGTCGGGTCTCTCGGGAGAATGCTGTCGAACACCATGTCGTGCAGGAGGTGCCGTCGCTCAGAATTGTTGAAAATGCCCTTTGGCAACGGGTGAAGACCCGCCAGGAGAACTGGCGCGCGGGCTAG
- a CDS encoding cupin domain-containing protein — protein MTKEPFIEAPGFRGRITGKLGDMLVIDAEVEADIPAHAGDTAEFAIVVSGRFELCMSGSTLPCGPGDHLVVEAGVEHAIRVIEPGRIVLIGKM, from the coding sequence ATGACGAAGGAGCCCTTCATCGAGGCACCCGGCTTCCGCGGACGCATCACCGGAAAGCTCGGCGACATGCTGGTGATCGACGCTGAGGTTGAGGCCGACATTCCCGCGCATGCGGGCGACACGGCGGAATTCGCCATCGTCGTGAGCGGCCGCTTCGAGCTGTGCATGAGCGGATCCACGCTCCCCTGCGGGCCGGGCGACCATCTCGTCGTCGAGGCGGGCGTCGAGCACGCCATCCGTGTCATCGAACCAGGCCGCATTGTCCTCATTGGCAAGATGTAG